The Pyrodictium delaneyi genome contains a region encoding:
- a CDS encoding DUF4346 domain-containing protein: MPPRIALVTGKRARNRVESVVSDIRRATGWTIDVVEAPIDVASLIPRDILEDILRGLRGRYDLIIVPGTLSYSLDGLEEAAGAPVVRGPPDPESLRLIAELGEDGLQRLAEQGSLSPSLMLDKWLEELRRHHLSTPSVEVCSVRVPVRPPPIVVAAEVFVRQGISAEDIAGRAEELLGRGADIIVAGFGQSWEREEALRVLRVLVDRIGPVALDTPDKVLARDAAREGLNCLTLSLSEGDPLFNELPRGSQVVVIPLDSSFNVPRSVSKRVELLERLVKRAQQKGLVPIADPMVDPPGWGLARSVAAYLEASERLPETPLLAGIANAYELIDADSHGQVAVLTQLFAEAGASLMLVTEESRKTVMATTEAAIAATMTSVSLLKNRWPKDLGIDLLYAKEKRPSGDQPRLPRRPRLSLDANTLAAWYGFRQDRTGSHLIVVEGDTIRDVYIGRRGVIELRGSNGRDLYKAVAYLGLASEPSHYAYLGYELCRAELAAIMKRSYVQDEPLLTPPWMRCSWYSARAMSPIKPIGQREKR, from the coding sequence GGGCCAGGAATAGGGTAGAGAGCGTTGTCTCCGATATACGTAGAGCCACCGGATGGACTATAGATGTCGTCGAAGCACCCATTGATGTGGCATCGTTGATACCTCGGGACATACTGGAGGATATACTTAGGGGCTTAAGGGGCAGGTATGACCTCATTATAGTTCCCGGCACCCTTAGCTATAGCCTCGATGGACTTGAAGAGGCTGCCGGAGCCCCCGTGGTCCGAGGACCACCGGATCCGGAGAGCTTGAGGCTGATAGCCGAGCTAGGCGAAGATGGGCTCCAGAGGCTGGCAGAGCAAGGAAGTCTCAGCCCCTCACTCATGCTGGATAAGTGGCTCGAAGAGCTGCGTAGACATCACCTATCCACGCCCAGTGTCGAGGTCTGCAGCGTCCGTGTACCCGTGAGGCCTCCACCCATCGTGGTGGCTGCCGAAGTTTTTGTCCGACAAGGTATATCGGCCGAGGATATAGCTGGCAGGGCCGAAGAGCTGCTGGGGCGCGGCGCTGACATTATTGTAGCCGGGTTTGGACAGAGTTGGGAACGCGAAGAGGCTCTACGGGTACTACGTGTACTCGTGGACAGAATCGGGCCCGTGGCACTTGACACGCCTGATAAAGTTTTAGCACGCGATGCTGCACGGGAAGGACTTAACTGCCTCACGCTATCGCTTAGCGAGGGTGACCCACTCTTTAATGAACTGCCTCGTGGCAGCCAGGTTGTCGTCATACCTCTAGATTCCTCGTTCAATGTCCCTAGGAGCGTGAGCAAGAGAGTAGAGCTTCTAGAGCGTCTCGTAAAGCGTGCACAGCAGAAGGGCCTCGTACCCATAGCCGATCCTATGGTTGACCCACCGGGATGGGGACTTGCAAGGAGCGTAGCAGCTTACCTTGAGGCTTCTGAGAGGCTCCCCGAGACGCCGCTGCTAGCTGGCATAGCTAACGCTTACGAGCTGATAGACGCTGATAGCCACGGCCAGGTGGCTGTGTTGACACAGTTGTTCGCCGAGGCCGGCGCCTCGTTGATGCTAGTCACCGAGGAGAGTAGGAAGACCGTTATGGCGACCACAGAGGCAGCCATAGCGGCAACCATGACTAGCGTATCTCTACTGAAGAATAGGTGGCCGAAGGACTTAGGTATAGACTTGCTCTACGCCAAGGAGAAGAGACCTAGCGGAGACCAACCCCGGCTGCCCAGGCGCCCCCGACTATCCCTAGACGCCAATACCCTAGCAGCCTGGTACGGGTTCCGTCAGGACCGCACTGGCAGCCACCTCATAGTAGTCGAAGGCGACACTATAAGAGACGTGTATATCGGGAGGAGGGGCGTCATAGAGCTGCGGGGCAGCAACGGCCGAGATCTCTACAAGGCTGTAGCCTATCTTGGACTCGCCAGCGAGCCTAGTCATTACGCTTATCTGGGCTACGAGTTGTGCCGCGCAGAGCTAGCAGCAATCATGAAGAGGAGCTATGTACAGGACGAGCCGCTCCTAACGCCACCGTGGATGCGATGTAGCTGGTATAGTGCTAGAGCCATGAGCCCCATTAAACCTATAGGACAAAGAGAGAAAAGATGA